In Vitis vinifera cultivar Pinot Noir 40024 chromosome 17, ASM3070453v1, one genomic interval encodes:
- the LOC100268046 gene encoding organic cation/carnitine transporter 1, with translation MEDGAEEQLFHEESCQVEMTVEEVIERHVGSLGLSQLVQVVLVSLAWMFDSQNTLVTIFTDAQPSEWRCKAEACSDGGGGGGVCGLLPGTWEWVAGHGSTTIAEWGLICNHKFLAAIPTSLFFLGSLLGSGVSGRLADAYLGRKKTVVISCILTSATAFLTSLSPNLCIYALLRFANGFARSGIGICCLVLSTEVVGHKWRGQVGQYGFFFFTTGFLSLPLIAYPSRSSWRNVYRIISLFPVSYSLLILPFVSESPRWLLVRGRGQEAVDVLNKFARLNGKKLPQNLRLANPGGVDEGDAIKRKKSLWSTGWAAKRMVMVMLAGFGVGFVYYGVQLNVENLSFNLYLTVAINAIMEIPAVLIGSVLLSFTNRRLLFSSSICLAGVACIVCIFFSEAGGRRRREESRGSWPQLSIEAIGFMAASTAFDVLYIYCVELFPTNVRNFAVSMLRQSLMLGASIAPLLVVVGRLSPARSFLIFGILSMVSGLLGMSLPETKNAPLYETLEQQEEEEKLTCLASDDSGLELGK, from the exons ATGGAGGATGGAGCTGAAGAACAGCTTTTTCATGAAGAGAGCTGTCAGGTAGAGATGACGGTGGAGGAGGTGATAGAAAGGCACGTGGGCTCGCTGGGATTATCCCAGCTCGTGCAGGTGGTGCTGGTGTCGTTGGCCTGGATGTTTGATTCACAGAACACTTTGGTAACCATATTCACAGACGCACAGCCATCTGAATGGAGATGCAAAGCAGAAGCATGTAgcgatggtggtggtggtggtggtgtttgTGGGCTTTTGCCGGGCACTTGGGAGTGGGTGGCTGGGCATGGAAGCACCACTATTGCCGAGTGGGGTCTCATCTGTAACCACAAGTTTCTCGCTGCCATACCCACTTCCTTGTTCTTCCTCGGCTCTCTCCTCG GATCCGGTGTATCTGGGCGGTTGGCAGACGCATACTTGGGAAGGAAGAAGACGGTGGTGATCTCATGCATCCTAACCTCTGCAACTGCATTCCTCACTTCCCTCTCTCCCAACCTCTGCATCTATGCACTCCTCCGCTTCGCTAACGGCTTCGCCAGGTCCGGCATCGGCATCTGCTGTCTCGTCCTCTCCACCGAAGTAGTTGGCCACAAATGGCGTGGCCAAGTCGGCCAATAcggcttcttcttcttcaccactGGCTTCCTCTCCCTTCCCTTGATCGCCTATCCCTCAAGAAGCTCTTGGAGAAATGTATATAGAATCATCTCCCTCTTCCCTGTCTCTTACTCTCTCCTCATACTCCCCTTCGTGTCAGAATCGCCACGGTGGTTGCTTGTCAGGGGGAGAGGCCAAGAGGCAGTTGATGTGTTGAACAAGTTCGCCAGACTCAATGGGAAGAAGCTGCCCCAGAATCTGAGACTTGCGAACCCGGGTGGAGTGGATGAAGGTGATGCCATCAAGAGGAAGAAGAGTCTGTGGAGCACAGGGTGGGCAGCTAAAAGAATGGTAATGGTGATGTTAGCTGGTTTTGGGGTTGGGTTTGTTTACTACGGTGTGCAACTCAATGTTGAAAACCTTAGCTTCAACCTCTACTTGACTGTTGCCATCAATGCAATCATGGAGATTCCTGCTGTTCTCATCGGCTCCGTGCTCTTGAGTTTCACAAACCGCCGTCTTCTTTTCTCCAGCTCCATTTGCTTAGCTGGAGTTGCATGCATTGTGTGCATCTTCTTCTCCGAAGCAGGAGGGCGTCGGAGGAGAGAAGAATCCAGGGGGAGTTGGCCCCAATTGAGCATTGAAGCCATTGGGTTCATGGCTGCTTCCACAGCATTTGATGTGCTATATATCTACTGCGTAGAGCTTTTTCCCACCAATGTGAGGAACTTTGCAGTGTCAATGCTGCGACAATCACTGATGTTAGGAGCTTCGATTGCGCCACTGCTGGTTGTTGTTGGGCGGTTGAGTCCGGCTCGatcatttcttatatttggaATTCTTTCCATGGTTAGTGGACTATTGGGAATGTCTCTTCCTGAGACCAAGAATGCACCTCTCTACGAGACTCTGGAGCAGCAAGAAGAAGAGGAGAAACTCACTTGCCTAGCATCAGATGATTCAGGTTTGGAACTTGGCAAGTAG